From a region of the Zingiber officinale cultivar Zhangliang chromosome 4B, Zo_v1.1, whole genome shotgun sequence genome:
- the LOC121976357 gene encoding serine/threonine-protein kinase GRIK2-like isoform X2, with protein MQLIMQRDMGCCGCFGFLRKPQRSLIPLKRSGGPFQDFLLPQDMDDPDGIFYNRDNGNNHSDSDCGSQHFVKRSEEILLWRFHNGLICREVPVKETRRVILSEDDNGDKMINEYVRQCKIGSGSYGKVVLYRSTEDGKQYAIKIFHKSHLLKLHVAPYETAMNDVLREVAIMKMLDHPNIVNLIEVIDDPNTDNFYMVLEYVEGKWIFEGSGAADCLGESTTRRYLRDIVAGLMHLHSHNVIHGDIKPDNLLVTKSNNVKIGDFSVSQVFEDDNDMLRRSPGTPVFTAPECCLDVTYHGKAADTWAVGVTLYCMVFGRYPFLGDTLQDTYDKLLM; from the exons ATGCAGTTGATCATGCAGAGAG ATATGGGTTGCTGTGGTTGCTTTGGATTTTTGAGAAAGCCACAGAGATCCCTTATCCCTCTCAAACGCTCTGGTGGTCCGTTCCAAGATTTCCTTTTGCCACAGGACATGGATGATCCTGATGGTATATTTTACAACAGAGACAATGGGAACAATCATTCCGACAGTGACTGTGGTTCACAGCATTTTGTTAAACGTTCTGAAGAAATTCTCTTATGGAGATTTCATAATGGATTGATATGCAGGGAAGTTCCAGTTAAGGAAACTAGGAGGGTTATTCTTTCAGAg GATGATAATGGAGACAAGATGATCAACGAGTATGTTCGGCAATGTAAGATTGGTTCTGGTAGTTATGGCAAAGTG GTATTATATAGAAGCACTGAGGATGGGAAGCAATATGCAATCAAG ATCTTCCACAAATCACATTTGTTAAAGTTGCATGTGGCCCCTTATGAAACTGCAATGAATGATGTTCTTCGGGAG GTAGCAATCATGAAAATGTTGGATCATCCCAATATAGTTAATCTCATCGAGGTCATTGATGATCCAAACACAGACAACTTCTACATGG TACTAGAATATGTTGAAGGTAAGTGGATTTTTGAGGGTTCTGGAGCGGCTGATTGCTTAGGAGAAAGCACAACTAGAAGATACCTGCGAGACATAGTTGCTGGTCTGATGCATCTTCATTCTCAT AATGTCATCCATGGAGATATTAAACCTGATAATCTTTTGGTGACCAAAAGCAACAACGTAAAGATTGGAGACTTCAGCGTTAGCCAAGTTTTTGAG GACGATAATGATATGCTCCGAAGATCACCTGGAACTCCTGTTTTCACTGCACCCGAATGCTGTCTAG ATGTAACCTACCACGGTAAGGCTGCCGATACATGGGCTGTAGGGGTTACCTTATATTGCATGGTCTTCGGCCGGTATCCTTTTCTAGGGGATACTCTTCAGGACACATACGATAAG CTCTTGATGTAG
- the LOC121976357 gene encoding serine/threonine-protein kinase GRIK2-like isoform X1: protein MQLIMQRDMGCCGCFGFLRKPQRSLIPLKRSGGPFQDFLLPQDMDDPDGIFYNRDNGNNHSDSDCGSQHFVKRSEEILLWRFHNGLICREVPVKETRRVILSEDDNGDKMINEYVRQCKIGSGSYGKVVLYRSTEDGKQYAIKIFHKSHLLKLHVAPYETAMNDVLREVAIMKMLDHPNIVNLIEVIDDPNTDNFYMVLEYVEGKWIFEGSGAADCLGESTTRRYLRDIVAGLMHLHSHNVIHGDIKPDNLLVTKSNNVKIGDFSVSQVFEDDNDMLRRSPGTPVFTAPECCLDVTYHGKAADTWAVGVTLYCMVFGRYPFLGDTLQDTYDKIVNNPIIIPDGIDPQLQNLIEGLLCKDPKARLTLHSVSEHPWVIGDEGPIPQYSCRCSRLKSST, encoded by the exons ATGCAGTTGATCATGCAGAGAG ATATGGGTTGCTGTGGTTGCTTTGGATTTTTGAGAAAGCCACAGAGATCCCTTATCCCTCTCAAACGCTCTGGTGGTCCGTTCCAAGATTTCCTTTTGCCACAGGACATGGATGATCCTGATGGTATATTTTACAACAGAGACAATGGGAACAATCATTCCGACAGTGACTGTGGTTCACAGCATTTTGTTAAACGTTCTGAAGAAATTCTCTTATGGAGATTTCATAATGGATTGATATGCAGGGAAGTTCCAGTTAAGGAAACTAGGAGGGTTATTCTTTCAGAg GATGATAATGGAGACAAGATGATCAACGAGTATGTTCGGCAATGTAAGATTGGTTCTGGTAGTTATGGCAAAGTG GTATTATATAGAAGCACTGAGGATGGGAAGCAATATGCAATCAAG ATCTTCCACAAATCACATTTGTTAAAGTTGCATGTGGCCCCTTATGAAACTGCAATGAATGATGTTCTTCGGGAG GTAGCAATCATGAAAATGTTGGATCATCCCAATATAGTTAATCTCATCGAGGTCATTGATGATCCAAACACAGACAACTTCTACATGG TACTAGAATATGTTGAAGGTAAGTGGATTTTTGAGGGTTCTGGAGCGGCTGATTGCTTAGGAGAAAGCACAACTAGAAGATACCTGCGAGACATAGTTGCTGGTCTGATGCATCTTCATTCTCAT AATGTCATCCATGGAGATATTAAACCTGATAATCTTTTGGTGACCAAAAGCAACAACGTAAAGATTGGAGACTTCAGCGTTAGCCAAGTTTTTGAG GACGATAATGATATGCTCCGAAGATCACCTGGAACTCCTGTTTTCACTGCACCCGAATGCTGTCTAG ATGTAACCTACCACGGTAAGGCTGCCGATACATGGGCTGTAGGGGTTACCTTATATTGCATGGTCTTCGGCCGGTATCCTTTTCTAGGGGATACTCTTCAGGACACATACGATAAG ATTGTCAACAACCCCATAATTATTCCCGATGGTATAGATCCACAACTGCAAAATTTAATCGAAGGCCTTCTATGCAAAG ATCCTAAAGCCCGTCTCACTTTGCATTCCGTATCAGAGCATCCTTGGGTCATTGGCGATGAGGGTCCGATCCCACAGTACTCATGCAGGTGCAGCAGGCTAAAATCTTCTACTTGA
- the LOC121978627 gene encoding CRIB domain-containing protein RIC7-like gives MGTGMKMKNLFKGLRYLSQIFVPEEEEEEMQIGHPTDVKHVAHIGCDGQSINNSPSWMTEFRSTATSSAAAAAAQSNSVSGSFLLFYRTQTVRAMSSPYLTSLSPADPHSIEAPPQERSPGGNGGSDRKPRRPQRNVGADIRSRDATSGEGAKPERKHRTATASAAESAEDAAVVPRNPQRRKPKGAPSSSSSSVSQNGGSTRSKAARCAESRSDAAKAAIEEGEGEGGEEQ, from the exons ATGGGGAccgggatgaagatgaagaatctCTTCAAGGGTCTTCGCTACCTTTCTCAAATATTTG TGcctgaggaagaggaggaggaaatgCAAATTGGTCATCCAACAGATGTCAAACACGTGGCGCATATTGGCTGTGATGGCCAGTCTATTAACAATTCTCCTAGTTGG ATGACTGAGTTCCGGTCCACGGCGActtcctccgccgccgccgccgctgcccAAAGCAACTCCGTATCAGGTTCATTTCTACTCTTTTATCGCACACAAACTGTTCGAGCAATGTCATCGCCTTATCTCACCTCGCTTTCGCCGGCAGATCCCCACTCCATCGAAGCCCCGCCTCAGGAGCGCTCCCCCGGAGGAAATGGAGGATCCGACCGGAAGCCTCGCCGCCCACAGCGGAACGTCGGTGCCGACATCCGGTCGAGGGACGCGACGTCGGGTGAGGGGGCCAaacccgagcggaagcaccggaCCGCCACGGCGTCAGCCGCCGAAAGCGCTGAGGATGCCGCAGTCGTCCCCAGGAATCCGCAACGCCGCAAGCCCAAGGgggctccctcctcctcctcctcctcggtcTCCCAGAACGGTGGGTCGACGCGGTCGAAGGCGGCCCGATGTGCCGAATCCAGATCCGATGCAGCGAAGGCGGCGATAGAGGAGGGcgaaggagaaggaggagaagagcaATAA